In Pseudomonas alcaliphila JAB1, a single window of DNA contains:
- a CDS encoding ABC transporter ATP-binding protein produces the protein MDKFVELTAVSKHFDTKKGRFQALADVNLSIARGEFVALIGHSGCGKSTVLNLIAGLLDANEGGLICNGREIDGPGPERAVVFQNHSLLPWMTCFGNVHLAVEKVFGARESKAQLKARTEQALNMVGLSHAMHKHPNEISGGMKQRVGIARALAMEPKVLLMDEPFGALDALTRAHLQDELLRIVGQTQSTVVMVTHDVDEAVLLSDRIVMMTNGPAATVGEILAVDLPRPRDRLALANDSQYHAYRTAVLEFLYQRQQRPAA, from the coding sequence ATGGACAAATTCGTGGAGCTGACCGCTGTCAGCAAGCACTTCGACACCAAGAAAGGCCGCTTCCAGGCACTGGCCGACGTCAACCTGAGCATCGCCCGCGGCGAGTTCGTCGCACTGATCGGCCACTCCGGCTGCGGCAAATCCACCGTGCTCAACCTGATCGCCGGCCTGCTCGACGCCAACGAAGGCGGGCTGATCTGCAATGGCCGCGAGATCGACGGCCCCGGCCCCGAACGCGCCGTGGTGTTCCAGAACCACAGCCTGCTGCCCTGGATGACCTGCTTCGGCAACGTCCACCTGGCCGTGGAAAAGGTTTTCGGCGCGCGCGAAAGCAAGGCCCAACTCAAGGCCCGCACCGAGCAGGCGCTGAACATGGTCGGCCTCAGCCATGCCATGCACAAGCATCCCAACGAGATCTCCGGCGGCATGAAGCAGCGCGTCGGCATCGCCCGCGCCCTGGCCATGGAGCCCAAGGTACTGCTGATGGACGAGCCGTTCGGCGCCCTCGATGCCCTGACCCGCGCACACCTGCAGGACGAGTTGCTGCGCATCGTCGGGCAGACCCAGAGTACCGTGGTGATGGTCACCCATGACGTCGACGAGGCCGTGCTGCTGTCCGATCGCATCGTGATGATGACCAACGGCCCGGCGGCCACCGTCGGCGAAATCCTCGCCGTCGACCTGCCGCGCCCGCGCGACCGCCTGGCGCTGGCCAATGACTCGCAGTACCACGCCTACCGTACCGCCGTGCTGGAGTTTCTCTACCAGCGCCAGCAGCGCCCGGCCGCCTGA
- a CDS encoding polysaccharide lyase family 7 protein produces the protein MLDLATWNLSIPTEPAPTTITTERLNNGYTSRYFRRNADGSVTFWVPVTGSTTADARYPRSELRETQHDGRLDNWLHASSDSYLSAVLQVDQVPSRNKVVIGQIHSTDVPGSQNDPLLKLQYHYRRGVGRVELLLRARPGDSDVQNILLAENIQLGERFGYDLRVTPSGRIGISVASTDGDNGSLYRQLSSSWSKQYLYFKAGAYIQDNSGADSEGGRVTFYHLNSLHR, from the coding sequence GTGCTCGACCTCGCCACCTGGAATCTGTCGATTCCCACCGAACCAGCGCCGACCACCATCACCACCGAACGGCTGAATAACGGCTATACAAGCCGTTACTTTCGGCGCAATGCCGACGGCAGCGTGACTTTCTGGGTGCCGGTCACCGGCTCGACCACAGCCGATGCCCGCTATCCACGCAGCGAGCTACGCGAAACCCAGCACGACGGCAGACTCGACAACTGGCTCCACGCCAGTTCGGACAGCTATCTCAGCGCCGTGCTGCAGGTTGACCAGGTGCCCAGCCGCAACAAGGTGGTGATCGGCCAGATCCACAGTACTGACGTGCCGGGCAGCCAGAACGACCCGCTGCTCAAGCTGCAATACCACTATCGACGTGGCGTTGGCCGGGTGGAGCTGCTGCTGCGCGCTCGCCCAGGCGACAGCGACGTGCAAAACATCCTGCTGGCCGAGAACATCCAGCTTGGCGAGCGCTTCGGCTACGACCTGCGCGTCACGCCCAGCGGACGCATCGGCATCAGCGTAGCCAGCACCGATGGCGACAATGGCTCGCTCTACCGCCAGTTGAGCAGCAGCTGGAGCAAGCAGTACCTGTACTTCAAGGCGGGCGCCTATATCCAGGACAATTCCGGAGCGGATAGCGAAGGTGGTCGCGTCACGTTCTATCACCTCAACAGCCTGCACCGCTGA
- a CDS encoding nitrate/nitrite transporter, with protein MNTSFWKAGHAPTLFAAFLYFDLSFMVWYLLGPLAVQIATDLDLNAQQRGLMVATPILAGAVLRLLMGFLADRLSPKTAGLLGQVVVIVALFCAWQIGIGSYEQALLLGLFLGFAGAAFAVALPLASQWYPPEHQGKAMGIAGAGNSGTVLAALFAPGLAALSGWQNVFGWALIPLLATLVIFALVAKNAPERPKPKAFGDYLKALGDRDSWWFMFFYSVTFGGFIGLASALPGYFSDQYGLNPVTAGYYTAACVCAGSLLRPLGGALADRIGGIRTLLMMYTIASLCIAVVGFNLPSANAALAFFVAAMLGLGAGNGAVFQLVPQRFRREIGVMTGLIGMAGGIGGFFLAAGLGTIKQHTGDYQLGLWLFASLGVLAWIGLHGVKQRWRTTWGSAAVTAARV; from the coding sequence ATGAATACAAGTTTCTGGAAAGCCGGCCACGCCCCCACCCTGTTCGCCGCCTTCCTCTATTTCGACCTGAGCTTCATGGTCTGGTACCTGCTCGGCCCACTGGCGGTGCAGATCGCTACCGACCTCGACCTCAACGCCCAGCAACGCGGCCTGATGGTGGCCACGCCGATTCTCGCCGGCGCCGTGCTGCGTCTGCTGATGGGCTTTCTCGCCGACCGCCTGTCGCCGAAGACCGCCGGCCTGCTCGGCCAGGTGGTGGTGATAGTCGCGCTGTTCTGCGCCTGGCAGATCGGCATCGGCAGCTATGAACAGGCGCTGCTGCTCGGTCTGTTCCTCGGCTTCGCCGGCGCGGCGTTCGCCGTGGCCCTGCCGCTGGCCTCGCAGTGGTACCCGCCGGAGCACCAGGGCAAGGCCATGGGCATCGCCGGCGCCGGTAACTCCGGCACCGTGCTGGCGGCGTTGTTCGCCCCCGGCCTGGCTGCGCTGTCCGGCTGGCAGAACGTGTTCGGCTGGGCGCTGATCCCGCTGCTGGCGACCCTGGTGATCTTCGCCCTGGTGGCCAAGAATGCGCCGGAGCGGCCCAAGCCCAAGGCCTTCGGCGACTACCTCAAGGCCCTCGGCGATCGCGACAGCTGGTGGTTCATGTTCTTCTACAGCGTCACCTTCGGCGGCTTCATCGGCCTGGCCAGCGCCCTGCCCGGCTACTTCAGCGACCAGTACGGGCTGAACCCGGTGACCGCCGGTTACTACACCGCCGCCTGCGTCTGCGCCGGCAGCCTGCTGCGCCCGCTGGGCGGCGCTCTGGCCGACCGCATCGGCGGCATTCGCACGCTGCTGATGATGTACACCATCGCCTCGCTGTGCATTGCCGTGGTGGGCTTCAACCTGCCCAGCGCGAACGCCGCCCTGGCCTTTTTCGTCGCCGCCATGCTCGGCCTTGGTGCTGGCAATGGCGCGGTGTTCCAGCTGGTACCGCAGCGTTTTCGCAGGGAAATCGGCGTGATGACCGGGTTGATCGGCATGGCCGGCGGCATCGGTGGTTTCTTCCTCGCTGCAGGCTTGGGCACCATCAAGCAACACACCGGCGACTACCAGCTGGGCCTCTGGCTGTTCGCCAGCCTCGGCGTGCTGGCCTGGATCGGTCTGCATGGGGTCAAGCAGCGCTGGCGCACCACCTGGGGTAGCGCCGCGGTGACCGCCGCACGGGTGTGA
- a CDS encoding bifunctional protein-serine/threonine kinase/phosphatase, which produces MALQLSIGETSAIGPRSENQDALRVVTPAPALAASKGYLLGLADGVSQCADGGLAARATLQALALDYYSTPETWPVQHSLDRLLIAHNRWLQANGGGQPLLTTLTALVLRGRRYTLAHIGDSRAYLWRDGQLLRLTEDHVWEQPGMQHVLKRAMGLDQHLVVDYRDGELQAGDRFLLVSDGVWACLNDKRIGELLQGDDAEAICQALVDEAHHAGSQDNASALLVHVEQLPEAALADTLAQLEHWPLPPRLREGQEFEGWQVEGLLGESRQSLIYRVRDADNLPWLLKTLPPSRAGEEQAGPALLQEEWFLRRVAGRHFPELHALPQRQHLYYVQREYAGQTLATRLRQHGPLSLADWQDLAPRLIKALGLLHRRNIIHRDIKPENLLLGDDGELRVLDFGLAYCPGLTRDEAHSLPGTPSYIAPEAFAGSPPSAQQDLYAAGVTLYHLLTGHYPHGEVEAFQHPRFGQPVPASRYRPDLPAWLDEVLNRAVAAAPAQRFETAEEWLLALESGERQSLNNRPRPLLEREPLMVWRSVALVSLLLNLLLAFLLLK; this is translated from the coding sequence ATGGCCCTGCAACTGAGCATCGGCGAAACCAGCGCCATCGGCCCGCGCAGCGAGAACCAGGACGCCCTGCGTGTGGTTACCCCGGCGCCAGCCCTGGCCGCCAGCAAGGGCTACCTGCTCGGTCTGGCCGATGGCGTCAGCCAGTGCGCTGACGGCGGCCTGGCCGCACGCGCGACCCTGCAGGCGCTGGCACTGGATTACTACTCCACCCCGGAAACCTGGCCGGTGCAGCACAGCCTGGACCGCCTGCTCATTGCGCATAACCGCTGGCTACAAGCCAACGGCGGCGGCCAGCCGCTGCTGACCACCCTCACCGCCCTGGTGCTGCGCGGGCGGCGCTACACCCTGGCGCACATCGGCGACAGCCGCGCCTACCTGTGGCGCGACGGCCAGCTGCTGCGCCTGACCGAGGACCACGTTTGGGAACAGCCGGGCATGCAGCACGTGCTCAAGCGCGCCATGGGTCTGGATCAACACCTGGTGGTGGACTACCGCGACGGCGAGCTACAGGCCGGCGACCGTTTCCTGCTGGTCAGCGACGGCGTCTGGGCCTGCCTCAACGACAAGCGAATCGGCGAGCTGCTACAGGGCGATGACGCCGAAGCGATCTGCCAGGCACTGGTCGACGAGGCGCACCACGCCGGTAGCCAGGACAACGCCAGCGCCCTGCTGGTGCACGTCGAGCAGCTCCCAGAAGCCGCGCTGGCCGACACCCTCGCCCAGCTCGAACATTGGCCGCTGCCGCCGCGCCTGCGTGAAGGCCAGGAGTTCGAGGGCTGGCAGGTCGAAGGCCTGCTCGGCGAATCGCGCCAGTCGCTGATCTACCGGGTGCGCGATGCTGACAACCTGCCCTGGCTGCTCAAGACCCTGCCGCCCAGCCGCGCCGGTGAGGAACAGGCCGGCCCGGCGCTGTTGCAGGAGGAATGGTTCCTGCGCCGCGTCGCCGGTCGCCACTTCCCCGAGTTGCATGCTCTACCGCAGCGCCAGCATCTGTATTACGTGCAGCGCGAATATGCCGGTCAGACCCTGGCCACGCGCCTACGCCAGCACGGCCCACTGAGCCTGGCCGACTGGCAGGACCTGGCCCCGCGCCTGATCAAGGCGCTCGGCCTGTTGCACCGGCGCAATATCATCCACCGCGACATCAAGCCCGAGAACCTGCTGCTCGGTGACGACGGCGAACTGCGCGTGCTCGACTTCGGCCTGGCCTACTGCCCGGGCCTGACCCGCGACGAGGCCCACAGCCTGCCCGGCACGCCCAGCTATATTGCCCCCGAAGCCTTCGCCGGCAGCCCGCCCAGTGCGCAGCAGGACCTCTACGCCGCGGGCGTGACGCTCTATCACCTGCTCACCGGACACTATCCCCATGGCGAAGTCGAAGCCTTCCAGCACCCGCGCTTCGGTCAGCCGGTGCCGGCCAGCCGCTACCGCCCGGACTTGCCTGCCTGGCTCGATGAGGTGTTGAACCGCGCGGTAGCCGCCGCCCCAGCGCAGCGCTTCGAGACCGCCGAGGAGTGGCTGCTGGCACTGGAAAGTGGCGAGCGCCAGTCCCTGAACAACCGCCCACGACCGCTGCTGGAGCGCGAGCCGCTAATGGTGTGGCGCAGCGTGGCATTGGTGTCGCTGCTGCTCAACCTGCTGTTGGCGTTCCTGCTGCTCAAATAG
- the nirB gene encoding nitrite reductase large subunit NirB has protein sequence MQKLKLVMIGNGMAGVRTLEELLKLAPDLYDITVFGAEPHPNYNRILLSPVLAGEQTFEEIVLNDLNWYAENDIKLLLGRKAVKIDRKKRLVIADDGSEAEYDRLLIATGSNPFILPIPGKDLQGVIGYRDIADTQMMMDTAKTHKHAVVIGGGLLGLEAANGLKLRGMDVTVVHIGDWLLERQLDSTAGRLLQKSLEDRGLKFLLPKHTAELLDNGEGRVCAVKFKDGEVIPADLVVMAAGIRPNSELAESAGIACNRGILVNDTMQTYDPRIYAIGECASHRGIAYGLVAPLFEQAKVCANHLAQLGFSRYQGSVTSTKLKVTGIDLFSAGEFMGGEGTETITLSDPIGGVYKKLVIKDDVLVGACLYGDTADGGWYFRQIRENHNVSEIRDHLMFGEGAIGDVGHQGADKTANMPDSMEICGCNGVCKGTIVRAIQENGLFSVDEVKKHTKAASSCGSCAGLVEQILISTVGGAADVKPKSEKAICGCSDLNHGQIRKAIREQHLTSMAQTMAFLNWSTPNGCATCRPALNYYLISTWPGEAKDDPQSRLINERAHANIQKDGTYSVVPRMWGGVTNPSELRRIADVADKYNVPMVKVTGGQRIDLLGIKKDDLPAVWKDLDMPSGHAYGKSIRTVKTCVGSEFCRFGTQNSTQLGIDLEHDLFNMWSPHKVKLAVSGCPRNCSEAGIKDVGIIGVDSGFEMYIGGNGGIKTEVAEFFVKVKTAEEVREYNAAFLQLYREEAFYLERTVHYLQRVGMEHIKKAVLEDEANRKALAARLHYALSFEQDPWKERIETPQLKKEFDTIKVVQIEEATV, from the coding sequence ATGCAAAAACTCAAGCTGGTGATGATCGGCAACGGCATGGCGGGTGTACGCACCCTCGAGGAGCTGCTCAAGCTCGCCCCCGATCTCTACGACATCACCGTGTTCGGCGCCGAGCCGCACCCCAACTACAACCGCATCCTGCTCTCGCCGGTACTGGCCGGCGAGCAGACCTTCGAGGAGATCGTGCTCAACGATCTCAACTGGTACGCGGAAAACGACATCAAGCTGCTGCTCGGGCGCAAGGCGGTCAAGATCGACCGCAAGAAGCGCCTGGTCATCGCCGACGATGGCAGCGAGGCCGAGTACGACCGCCTGCTTATCGCCACCGGCTCCAACCCCTTCATCCTGCCGATTCCGGGCAAGGACCTGCAGGGCGTGATCGGCTATCGCGACATTGCCGACACCCAGATGATGATGGACACCGCCAAGACTCATAAGCACGCGGTGGTCATCGGCGGCGGCCTGCTCGGCCTGGAAGCGGCCAACGGCCTCAAGCTGCGCGGCATGGACGTCACCGTGGTGCATATCGGCGACTGGCTGCTGGAGCGCCAGCTCGATAGCACCGCAGGCCGTTTGCTGCAGAAATCCCTGGAAGACCGCGGCCTGAAGTTCCTCCTGCCCAAGCACACCGCTGAACTGCTGGACAACGGCGAAGGCCGCGTCTGTGCGGTGAAGTTCAAGGATGGCGAAGTGATTCCCGCCGACCTGGTGGTGATGGCCGCCGGCATTCGCCCCAACAGCGAGCTGGCCGAGAGCGCCGGCATCGCCTGCAACCGCGGCATCCTGGTCAACGACACCATGCAGACCTATGACCCGCGCATCTACGCCATCGGCGAGTGTGCCAGCCACCGCGGCATCGCCTACGGCCTGGTGGCGCCGCTGTTCGAGCAGGCCAAGGTCTGCGCCAACCACCTGGCCCAGCTCGGTTTCTCCCGCTATCAGGGCTCGGTAACCTCGACCAAGCTCAAGGTGACCGGCATCGACCTGTTCTCCGCCGGCGAATTTATGGGCGGCGAGGGAACGGAAACGATAACGCTGTCGGACCCCATCGGCGGCGTGTACAAGAAGCTGGTGATCAAGGACGACGTGCTGGTCGGCGCCTGCCTGTACGGCGACACCGCCGACGGCGGCTGGTACTTCCGCCAGATCCGCGAGAACCACAACGTCAGCGAGATCCGCGACCACCTGATGTTCGGCGAAGGCGCCATCGGCGACGTCGGCCACCAGGGCGCCGACAAGACCGCCAACATGCCCGATAGCATGGAAATCTGCGGCTGCAACGGCGTGTGCAAGGGCACCATAGTCCGGGCGATCCAGGAGAACGGGCTGTTCTCGGTCGACGAGGTGAAGAAGCACACCAAGGCCGCCAGTTCCTGCGGCTCCTGCGCCGGCCTGGTCGAGCAGATCCTGATCAGCACGGTCGGCGGCGCGGCGGACGTCAAGCCCAAGAGCGAGAAAGCCATCTGCGGCTGCAGCGATCTCAACCACGGGCAGATTCGCAAGGCCATCCGCGAGCAGCACCTGACGTCGATGGCGCAGACCATGGCCTTTCTCAACTGGAGCACGCCCAACGGCTGCGCCACCTGCCGCCCGGCGCTCAACTACTACCTGATCTCCACCTGGCCGGGCGAGGCCAAGGACGACCCGCAGTCGCGCCTGATCAACGAACGCGCCCACGCCAATATCCAGAAGGACGGGACGTATTCCGTTGTTCCGCGTATGTGGGGCGGCGTGACCAACCCGTCCGAGCTGCGCCGCATCGCCGATGTGGCCGACAAGTACAACGTACCGATGGTCAAGGTCACCGGCGGCCAACGCATCGACCTGCTCGGCATCAAGAAAGACGACCTGCCGGCAGTGTGGAAGGACCTCGACATGCCCTCCGGCCATGCCTACGGCAAGTCCATCCGCACGGTGAAGACCTGCGTCGGCAGCGAGTTCTGCCGCTTCGGCACGCAGAACTCCACCCAGCTGGGCATCGACCTGGAGCACGACCTGTTCAACATGTGGTCGCCGCACAAGGTCAAGCTGGCGGTCTCCGGCTGCCCGCGCAACTGCTCCGAGGCCGGCATCAAGGACGTCGGCATCATTGGTGTGGACTCCGGTTTCGAGATGTATATCGGCGGCAACGGCGGGATCAAGACCGAGGTGGCCGAGTTCTTCGTCAAGGTCAAGACCGCCGAGGAAGTGCGCGAGTACAACGCCGCCTTCCTCCAGCTGTACCGCGAGGAGGCCTTCTACCTCGAGCGCACCGTGCACTACCTGCAGCGCGTCGGCATGGAGCACATCAAGAAGGCGGTGCTGGAGGACGAAGCCAACCGCAAGGCCCTGGCCGCACGCCTGCACTACGCCCTGTCGTTCGAGCAGGACCCGTGGAAGGAACGCATCGAGACGCCGCAACTGAAGAAAGAGTTCGACACCATCAAGGTCGTGCAAATCGAGGAGGCCACCGTATGA
- the nirD gene encoding nitrite reductase small subunit NirD: MNWLDICALEEINVLGSRIIAGPKGDIAIFRTSNDEVFALDDRCPHKGGPLSQGLIYGKRVACPLHNWQIELESGEAVAPDVGCAHRHHAKVESGRVLLALNQAEKCA, translated from the coding sequence ATGAACTGGCTGGATATCTGCGCCCTGGAAGAGATCAACGTACTCGGCTCGCGCATCATCGCCGGGCCGAAAGGCGATATCGCCATCTTCCGCACCAGTAACGATGAAGTATTCGCCCTCGACGACCGCTGCCCGCACAAGGGCGGGCCGCTGTCCCAGGGGCTGATCTACGGCAAGCGCGTGGCCTGCCCGCTGCATAACTGGCAGATCGAGCTGGAGTCCGGCGAGGCCGTGGCGCCGGACGTGGGCTGCGCCCATCGGCACCATGCCAAGGTGGAGAGCGGGCGCGTGCTACTCGCCCTGAACCAGGCTGAAAAGTGCGCATAG
- a CDS encoding nitrate reductase: MPTQSQITASTCCYCGVGCGVLIEHDGEKILGVAGDPSHPANFGKLCSKGSTLHLTGDLDARALYPELRLGKGLARTRTDWDSALDHAAAVFAETIREHGPDSVAFYISGQLLTEDYYAFNKLARALVGTHNIDSNSRLCMSSAVVGYKRSLGSDAPPCSYEDIERSDCLLIAGSNMAYAHPVLFRRLEEAKARRPEMQVIVIDPRRTDTCELADLHLAILPGTDVALFHGILHILLWEGWIDRRYIDAHTEGFEALKNLVRDYSPAATADICGISLDSLQRCAELIGKAPSFLSLWCMGLNQSSSGSAKNSALINLHLATGQIGRPGAGPFSLTGQPNAMGGRETGSLSNLLPGHREAGNAEHRAEVAAYWGVDALPETPGLSAIELFDAVHDGRIKALWIACTNPAQSLPNQNKVHEALATCPFVVVQEAFFTTETCRYADLLLPAASWGEKEGTVTNSERRVSHVRRAVPAPKEARPDWSITCDFARRLEPLLRPGLPSLFDFADSEALFEEYKHLTAQRDLDLSGLSYALLDDQGPQQWPFPAGARHGTARLYANGRFPTASGRAQFHADPYRAPKEKREARYSLTLNTGRLRDQWHGMSRTGTAARLFGHVEAAVLGLHPDELRRRRLQDGDLIKLRSRRGSLILPVQADESVRPGQAWLPMHWGDRFLKGLGTNVLTQPAFDPLSKQPELKHAGVEVDKVELPWQLFALVEGEVQSRFEALRPLFEEFAYASLTPTGRERPALLIRAASAVAPQPELLAQIDRLLRLNEGPVLAYDDPRRAVGKRVRIEDGRIVSIRLAGETAASEWLRSLWLDGQADAELRRWLLAPVSAPPGNAAANKRGKTLCNCLNVSEGAVCAGIARGLDLDGLRQELKCGTSCGSCVPEIKRLLAQQPTAVNA, translated from the coding sequence ATGCCTACCCAAAGCCAAATCACCGCTTCAACCTGCTGCTACTGCGGCGTAGGCTGCGGCGTGCTGATCGAGCACGACGGCGAGAAGATCCTCGGCGTCGCCGGCGATCCCAGCCACCCGGCCAACTTCGGCAAACTGTGCAGCAAGGGCTCGACCCTGCACCTGACCGGCGACCTCGATGCCCGCGCCCTGTACCCCGAGCTGCGCCTGGGCAAAGGCCTGGCCCGCACCCGCACGGACTGGGACAGCGCCCTGGACCACGCCGCGGCGGTGTTCGCCGAGACCATCCGCGAGCACGGCCCGGACAGCGTGGCCTTCTACATCTCCGGCCAGTTGCTGACCGAGGATTACTACGCCTTCAACAAGCTGGCCCGCGCCCTGGTCGGCACCCACAATATCGACTCCAACTCGCGCCTGTGCATGTCCAGCGCGGTGGTCGGCTACAAGCGCAGCCTCGGCTCCGACGCCCCGCCCTGCAGTTACGAAGACATCGAGCGAAGCGACTGCCTGCTGATCGCCGGCTCCAACATGGCCTACGCCCACCCGGTGCTGTTCCGCCGCCTGGAAGAAGCCAAGGCTCGCCGCCCAGAGATGCAAGTGATCGTCATCGATCCGCGGCGCACCGACACCTGCGAGCTGGCCGACCTGCACCTGGCGATCCTGCCCGGCACCGACGTGGCGCTGTTTCACGGCATCCTGCATATCCTGTTGTGGGAAGGCTGGATCGACCGCCGCTATATCGACGCCCATACCGAAGGCTTCGAGGCGCTGAAGAACCTGGTGCGCGACTACAGCCCGGCGGCCACCGCCGACATCTGCGGCATCAGCCTGGACAGCCTGCAGCGCTGCGCCGAGCTGATCGGCAAGGCGCCCTCCTTCCTCTCGCTGTGGTGCATGGGGCTCAATCAGTCCTCGTCCGGCAGCGCGAAGAACAGCGCGCTGATCAACCTGCACCTGGCCACCGGGCAGATCGGCCGGCCCGGCGCCGGCCCCTTCTCGCTGACCGGCCAGCCCAACGCCATGGGCGGCCGCGAGACCGGCAGCCTGAGCAACCTGCTGCCGGGCCACCGCGAGGCGGGCAATGCCGAACACCGCGCCGAAGTCGCCGCCTACTGGGGCGTCGACGCCCTGCCGGAGACGCCGGGGCTGTCCGCCATCGAGCTGTTCGATGCGGTGCACGACGGCCGTATCAAGGCGCTGTGGATCGCCTGCACCAACCCGGCGCAGTCGCTGCCGAACCAGAACAAGGTGCACGAGGCCCTGGCCACCTGCCCCTTCGTTGTCGTTCAGGAGGCCTTCTTCACCACCGAGACCTGCCGCTACGCCGACCTGCTGCTGCCCGCCGCCAGCTGGGGCGAGAAGGAAGGCACGGTGACCAACTCCGAGCGCCGCGTCAGCCATGTCCGCCGCGCCGTGCCAGCGCCCAAAGAGGCGCGGCCCGATTGGTCGATCACCTGCGACTTCGCCCGTCGCCTGGAACCCCTGCTCCGCCCCGGCCTGCCCAGCCTGTTCGATTTCGCCGACAGCGAAGCGCTGTTCGAGGAATACAAGCACCTGACCGCCCAGCGCGACCTCGACCTCTCGGGGCTGAGCTACGCGCTGCTCGATGACCAAGGTCCCCAGCAATGGCCGTTCCCGGCCGGCGCACGCCACGGCACCGCGCGGCTCTATGCCAATGGCCGCTTCCCCACGGCCAGCGGGCGCGCGCAGTTTCATGCCGACCCCTACCGTGCGCCGAAGGAAAAGCGCGAGGCGCGTTACTCCCTGACCCTCAATACCGGTCGCCTGCGCGATCAGTGGCACGGCATGAGCCGCACCGGCACCGCCGCGCGCCTGTTCGGCCATGTCGAGGCCGCCGTGCTCGGCCTGCACCCGGACGAGCTGCGTCGTCGTCGCCTGCAGGACGGCGATCTGATCAAGCTGCGCAGCCGTCGCGGCAGCCTGATCCTGCCGGTACAGGCCGACGAGTCGGTGCGTCCCGGCCAGGCCTGGCTGCCGATGCACTGGGGCGATCGCTTCCTCAAGGGCCTGGGCACCAACGTGCTGACCCAGCCGGCCTTCGATCCGCTGTCCAAGCAGCCGGAGCTCAAGCACGCCGGCGTCGAGGTGGACAAGGTCGAGCTGCCCTGGCAGCTGTTCGCCCTGGTCGAGGGTGAGGTGCAGAGCCGCTTCGAGGCCCTGCGGCCGCTGTTTGAGGAGTTCGCCTACGCCAGCCTCACCCCCACCGGTCGCGAGCGCCCCGCTCTGCTGATCCGCGCCGCCAGCGCCGTGGCGCCGCAGCCCGAGCTGCTGGCGCAGATCGACCGCCTGCTGCGCCTGAATGAAGGTCCGGTGCTGGCCTACGACGACCCGCGCCGTGCGGTGGGCAAGCGCGTGCGCATCGAGGATGGCCGCATCGTCAGCATCCGCCTGGCCGGCGAAACCGCCGCCAGCGAATGGCTCAGAAGCCTGTGGCTGGACGGCCAGGCCGACGCCGAGCTGCGCCGCTGGCTGCTCGCCCCGGTCTCCGCGCCGCCAGGCAATGCAGCCGCCAACAAGCGCGGCAAGACCCTGTGCAACTGCCTGAACGTCAGCGAAGGCGCGGTGTGCGCCGGCATCGCACGCGGCCTGGATCTGGACGGCCTCAGACAGGAGCTCAAGTGCGGCACCAGTTGTGGCTCCTGCGTCCCCGAAATCAAACGTCTGCTGGCTCAACAGCCCACTGCAGTGAACGCATGA
- a CDS encoding thioesterase family protein, with the protein MARLTLDFPEDQYCYSTHLTVRVTDINGANHLGNDSMISMISEARARFLFEFGIRETDGKGTGIIVTDLATTYRAEAHARDQLLFEVGVMDFNRYGGDITFRITRPADGALVAMAKSGFVFFDYLQSKVVPMPESFSAKFPKVNRLD; encoded by the coding sequence ATGGCACGCCTGACCCTCGATTTTCCCGAAGACCAGTACTGCTACAGCACTCACCTGACCGTGCGCGTTACCGACATCAACGGTGCCAACCATCTGGGCAATGACTCGATGATCTCGATGATTTCCGAGGCACGTGCCCGTTTCCTCTTCGAGTTCGGCATTCGCGAAACCGACGGCAAAGGCACTGGCATCATCGTCACCGACCTGGCCACCACCTACAGGGCCGAGGCCCATGCCCGTGACCAGCTGCTGTTCGAGGTCGGCGTGATGGATTTCAACCGATATGGCGGTGACATCACCTTCCGCATCACCCGTCCGGCTGACGGCGCCCTGGTGGCCATGGCCAAGTCCGGCTTCGTGTTCTTCGATTATCTGCAGTCGAAGGTGGTGCCGATGCCGGAATCCTTCAGCGCCAAGTTCCCCAAGGTCAATCGGCTCGACTGA